The DNA window aaagatttgaaatacaaagtgtactttttgagttagagctattttaagacaactaagtgtTTAACTcataaagttcaataacttagtaacggttgaaatttgatggtatgtgtagaacgatttttttctccaaataagacagtcaatcatccctcgagaggttcttaaccatgaaccaaacaccctgtatgagaATTTTGATTATAGTTGCCTGGTCTCACCTGgaccaattttttcaatatcAGCACTGAATACCTGATAGAACTCTGGCCTCTGTAAACCTaacctccattttcactttcagcAAATGATTCATATCAGGAATGTTCAGTCTTATGCCGGAAGTCAGTAACCTCCATATTTGGCCGTAAcatcacttcttgcttctgaaactcactcatctcgaccgATTAACATGGTATGAATAAAAGCagcagtttcttttgttctccCGACAAGAGACACTATATGAAACGATGctgtttttgtcgttcgctttgcACTGACTCGGGCAGAAGCAGAAAGCACACTGAGTATGGTGACCTTTGTCTTTgatggttcgaaatagcaatcttcatCAACATTTTCTTATTAATTTGCTAAAAAAAGCGAGATATAAATTTGTCAGGAATCtctgaaaaacatgttttttttctttactCCATTTTTGAAAATGCTTACAACGAACTtctttttcttgcgggacacgGTTAGTGTCCGACTGTGATAAGACGAATTCGaagcgcaaattccataactgattaagtgacattatttgacacacacagacattttgcgatcttgacgaactgaatcgaatagtatTTGACACACGGCCCTCGGTTGGAAATCGGAtcggattttttcgatattttgatttcccgcgaaatggcacactttttgataaaaaaaggCTGAAAATATGACACAAACTTGCTTATTGAAAAGAAATTACATaatgaaaatataattttgGATTGAAAAGTCAGCAAATGAAAATGCTGAAAACTCAGCAATTTAATTTGAACCATTTGACAGATTCTTTGAATTCTGAAAATTTAGCAATTGAGTTGTCAAAATGACAGCACAGAGACCGAATTTTCGGTAATCTGGGCTGGATTACCGAAAAGTCGATTATTGTGCTGTCAATTTAACAATTAAGTTGGAGAATTTGCAGAAAAAAGAATCTGTCACATCGTTGAAACcatttgctgaattttcatccCAAAatgtattatattatattattcgATTGTATAAGAAGTAAAACAAATCGGGTGGTTCATAAAATTTGGAAGTCATATGGTCGCATTAAAAAAACGAGTCAATACTGTATTCACAAATCTTCCAGCGATacagagttcaccaaatattccCGGAGCCGTATAGCAAAATATAGGGTCCGGATTTCACCcagagactccggttttcgaaGGCGATCTCtgggcctccgggttttacacCAATTTCTCCGGGCCTGGTGAAACAACGGATAATTTTTACTTTTAAAGTACTGGATTTCTGACGAGTTCTTCCCGTGTTCTCGCTGACTGCTCCTGTAGCATCTGTTTTCCAAAAGGGGAGAGCTGTGGTGGCGAATATCCGGATTCTTTGCACTCCGCTAAGAATTGCGGAAAACACCATAGTGTGCTTCCTACGCTGGTTTGGAGGTGAGCAATGCTCCTTTGACtcatcctccacagcgagagtggctggtgcttttggattcttcACGGTTAGCTGCGGCAGCTAAATTTTACACTTATCTAAACCGACTAAATTGTTCGAAACGCGAACAATCTACAGCTGTGAACGATACAGACAAGAAGGGCACATTATACTTTAACAAAATAAAGCACTCAACGGTCAAGATGAGTCAATTTGGTAATTTTCTAACCAGTGCTAAATTGATAACCTGACGAGTTACAAAGGGATTCAAATAAACTTATTTTTGTTCAATTCAGTAGGtaataaaaatcgtttaaaatacTCTGAAATGTCAAGCGATTGCGTTGATTCAAATTTCTGTTAGGATTCAGCGTTTACTCATACTTCTCTTAAAATCTCCGGGTGAAAGCCTTACCAGAGGTGGTAACCCTAAGAACATCACATTTCACACAACAAACGTTAGGTGTTTCGCTAACCCGAAACAGAACAAGCATATaaacaaaaagctgaatatgTTTCCTTAGCAACCATCAACCTATAGTTAATTACACAAGCCAAGGGACACACTTCCACTGTTCAACCAGACCCAACCCGATTGTTACATCGATACTCGCCTATCGAGcaaaacaaattttcaaatttttcccaGTAAAGCCACTGTTAAAATGCCCGGTAAAGGCAAAAAGAAAGCGACTGGAAAAGGGGGCAAAGATCCCGCTGATAAGAGCTCTGGAGCTAGTGGCGGTGGTGGTGAGGACGATGAAGCCGACGAAGAAGAAGCGGAAGTGAAACCGAAGAAAGGCAGGGGAAAGAAAGGTAAAGGAAAAGGAGGAAAATCTTCCAAGTTCCAGGGTGATCTGTTCAGCGAGGCCGCCATGGAAAATGCGTACTACGTGTGTCACAACATTCAGGTACGGGTTGCTGGCGATAAAGTGATTTTCCGCTCTATAACGAAGTTCCATTTGCAGGACGTGTTAAAGTCGCGTGGCTTTGCCTGGCCAGATGGtcagaaaaagaaaaagaaggGCAAAAAGTAAAGAAATTAACTGTTCGAAAATGCGTTCGGACAGTTTTCTTCGCTGTGATGCCTACTACTTAGCCTACCTGAAGGCGTTTAGTTGTTGATGTGTCGAGTGAGTGATGTTGAGTACGATCAAGGTCGCAGCGTGGTTTGTGGAATAGAAAACGATTTGTATAGAAAACAGTGTAAAGCAAAATAGGCAATAAACGTGATATAGAGCTATGAGCTGTCTGTAATGTGTTGATACGTGATGCGAGTTCGGAATAGTTTGGGAAGCAACACATTAAATCACAAAAAACAACCTTTCTCGGAGATGATTTTTCAATTAGTTTAATTGAAAGCGATCTAACTTCAAAAATCTGCTAATTGAAAATTGATTCATTGTTTGGTTGCGTTGCAATAATACCGAAATATTTAGGCACCTCATTCGATTGAGACCGACGATACAATGTTGTAGGTTTTGATTGTTCTTATCCCTATCAATTATAACAGCAATTCCAAAGGTACTACCTTGGTTCCCACAGGATGTGTGACCATACAATCGATCACAACCGGCGGCTCTCACCGTAAGCCGAGAAACTTCTCTAAAATACTACACGCATCCCACACTTaaagaataacaaaaacttaCGCGCAAATCGagagaaaatctttaaaaacgGCACGATCGCGACGCCGTCGTCGCACTCAGTTTCTCACTGTTGCATCGTGAAGATcaccatcgtcgtcgtcgtcgttgtcatTGGATTGTTCGAGTCTCACCACCCCCATCATCTTCCACCGGACAACTTCCTTCCAGGTAAAGTGCAAACCAAGAAGAGTGAAGCAAAAATTAAGTACCACGCACCTGAAGTTATTCAGTTCAATTACCGATCAGTGGCCGCGATCGATACGATTTCGTGAAGTGATCCAAGTAGGCAGGCGGGTAATTAAATGTTAATTGACTGCTCCCCGAAAAGGACATGTCTCTATGGTTGACAAATAATATGGACTAATTGTGGGAATCTGTAATTTCGATTAGATTAGATGATCTTATGTTGCATTATTCATCTGCTCTAGAAAGATCTCGTTCTACCTAGAGGGTGGTCAGAGTCGGCGTATTAAAAATAGATGGAAAAGTTTTGACGCAAGCGACCGAATACCACTTCGTGGTGGTTTCCTCACGCGTGGGAGAAAATTTTGGAAA is part of the Topomyia yanbarensis strain Yona2022 chromosome 1, ASM3024719v1, whole genome shotgun sequence genome and encodes:
- the LOC131691690 gene encoding small lysine-rich protein 1 codes for the protein MPGKGKKKATGKGGKDPADKSSGASGGGGEDDEADEEEAEVKPKKGRGKKGKGKGGKSSKFQGDLFSEAAMENAYYVCHNIQDVLKSRGFAWPDGQKKKKKGKK